One Antennarius striatus isolate MH-2024 chromosome 17, ASM4005453v1, whole genome shotgun sequence genomic window carries:
- the fam161b gene encoding protein FAM161B yields the protein MSKQETFLQDNLRSELILQQQIKALSEALRQQLLETEKRHSEELERRVTENARLSTDQDSRDKPEANHQAKFNVMPRSTSDKETFHHPRKSERPNTPCLDWRFPTNQNHYLVKACMVTSTGTHQCERLTSFKTTQMKKEEEAEAECQKKFCASPVPCHVIQPYYQEMMALREKEREQGREQRKEFLLSIQKPFSFQERERVKKEKHLAMLNQMFKAQKNKTEALKPSGKVVKDSSSSEPKDQEDMKPVHCQKTGQQRNLSASGSPKLCIAERNRKEKLGFLYESPTFHPKIIQQVPNFSRLHKALQTEGLRKTQSKDEIKCQPFHLRTSALPARRYRRNHGNTQEPQISNLRRSKSLGNLTSLSKDTLPIYITDAVRKRSTAVRQSIEMRNSKNQESTDWLQKYQMRSQAMKKTIALHAKLLDPHSSWKEVHNEKLQHHRRADQQRMREYTMDLRDMKARVNDRPFLFEQVTQKNAKAQAERVYRNKLENVGIKEQFVQENGETVEGISMSSVSEVDTNEKDNYSRHAGEENADDGKEIEDVEEKSVKSKGEEMP from the exons ATGTCAAAGCAGGAGACTTTCCTGCAGGATAACCTCAGGTCAGAGTTGATCCTCCAGCAGCAGATAAAGGCCCTGAGTGAAGCCCTCAGGCAGCAGCTGTTAGAGACAGAGAAGAGACACAGTgaggagctggagaggagggtTACTGAGAATGCTCGACTGTCAACAGACCAAGACTCCAGGGATAAACCTGAAGCGAACCATCAAGCCAA GTTTAATGTAATGCCAAGATCCACTTCTGACAAAGAGACATTTCACCACCCGAGAAAATCAGAGAGGCCTAACACACCTTGTCTAGACTGGCGGTTTCCAACAAACCAAAATCATTATTTAGTCAAGGCTTGCATGGTGACTTCTACCGGGACTCATCAGTGTGAACGACTGACTTCATTTAAAACAACCCAgatgaaaaaagaggaagaggcagaggCTGAGTGTCAGAAGAAATTCTGTGCTAGTCCAGTTCCCTGCCATGTTATTCAGCCCTACTATCAGGAAATGATGGCgctgagggagaaggagagggagcagGGCCGTGAACAGAGGAAGGAGTTCTTGCTGTCCATTCAAAAACCTTTCAGCTtccaagagagagaaagggtgaaaaaggagaaacacctAGCAATGTTAAACCAAATGTTTAAGGCCCAGAAAAACAAGACTGAGGCTCTTAAGCCCTCTGGGAAAGTGGTCAAAGATTCTTCATCTTCAGAACCGAAGG ATCAAGAAGATATGAAGCCAGTCCATTGTCAGAAAACAGGACAGCAGAGGAACCTTTCTGCTTCTGGCAGCCCGAAGCTTTGTATTGCTGAGCGCAACAGAAAGGAAAAGTTAGGATTCCTCTATGAGAGTCCCACCTTCCATCCCAAAATCATCCAGCAGGTTCCTAACTTTAGCAGGCTCCACAAAGCCTTGCAGACAGAGGGgctgagaaaaacacaaagtaaagaTGAGATAAAATGTCAGCCATTCCATCTGAGGACATCGGCTCTCCCTGCAAGACGATACAGGAGGaaccatggaaacacacag GAACCCCAAATAAGTAATCTTCGTAGAAGCAAGTCACTTGGCAATTTAACGTCACTGTCCAAAGACACACTCCCAATTTACATCACAGATGCTGTGAGAAAGCGAAGCACGGCTGTCAG acaGTCAATTGAAATGAGGAATAGCAAAAATCAGGAGAGTACAGACTGGTTGCAAAAGTACCAAATGAGATCCCAGGCCATGAAGAAAACGATCGCTCTTCATGCAAAACTGCTGGACCCACACAGCAGCTGGAAGGAAGTGCATAATGAAAAACTACAGCACCATCG GAGGGCTGACCAGCAGAGGATGAGAGAGTACACGATGGATTTAAGAGATATGAAGGCACGGGTCAATGATCGACCTTTTTTGTTTGAACAGGTGACACAG AAAAATGCAAAGGCTCAGGCAGAGCGAGTATACAGAAACAAGCTGGAGAATGTTGGCATAAAGGAGCAATTTGTTCAAGAAAATGGTGAAACAGTGGAAGGAATATCCATGTCATCTGTTTCTGAGGTTGACACGAACGAGAAAGATAACTACAGCAGGCATGCAGG GGAAGAAAATGCAGATGACGGGAAGGAAATTGAAGATGTGGAAGAGAAGAGCGTGAAGTCCAAAGGGGAAGAAATGCCATGA
- the ngb gene encoding neuroglobin: MEILSEKDKELIRGSWESLGKNKIPHGIIMFSSSGSRVLFVCGRLFELDPELLSLFHYNTNCGSSQDCLSSPEFLEHVTKVMLVVDAAVSHLDDLHSLEDFLLNLGRKHQAVGVSTQSFATVGEALLYMLQCSLGQAYTAPLRQAWLNMYSIVVAAMSRGWAKNGEDKAD; encoded by the exons ATGGAGATTCTGTCAGAAAAAGACAAGGAGCTGATTCGAGGAAGCTGGGAGAGTCTGGGCAAGAACAAAATTCCTCATGGCATCATCATGTTTTCAAG CTCTGGA AGCCGTGTGCTATTTGTCTGTGGCAGACTGTTCGAGCTGGACCCTGAGCTCCTCAGCCTGTTCCACTACAATACAAACTGTGGCTCCTCACAAGACTGCCTCTCCAGCCCAGAGTTCCTGGAACATGTCACCAAG GTGATGCTTGTGGTTGATGCAGCAGTCAGCCACCTTGACGACCTTCACTCCTTGGAAGACTTCCTGCTCAATCTTGGGAGGAAGCACCAGGCAGTGGGAGTCAGCACCCAGTCATTTGCC ACGGTTGGTGAGGCCCTTCTCTACATGCTGCAGTGCAGTCTGGGCCAGGCCTACACGGCACCGCTACGTCAAGCCTGGCTCAACATGTACAGCATTGTGGTAGCAGCCATGAGCCGAGGTTGGGCCAAGAACGGTGAGGACAAGGCTGACTGA
- the tmem63c gene encoding calcium permeable stress-gated cation channel 1: MAHSELFVTRAPPVEGGAVELDVLSFLDFGDENSTAERCYRSHSRSSVLQGLPFGGVPTVLAINVVLWMFLLLIFSCLRKAAWDYGRLALLMENDSLTSLFYGETSEKEKSPSESSPSDSETKDMGFCSWLSSLYHMKDEEIRSKCGIDAVTYLSFQRHVILLMMAVCLLSLAVILPVNFSGNLLGDSPENFGRTTLANVSAKDSLLWLHSIFALVYFIITALCMAHHSIRLEYKEDERVARTLMITSIPREISDAGLITKHFHEAYPSSTVTDIRFCFDVHKLMRLDLERRKAMKGRLYFATKAQKEGKIMIKTHPCAQIFCCDICGFEKVDAEQYYSELEEKRTDEFNAEKNRVSMKRLGIAFVTFRDERMTAVIVKDYSRVHCRRKPQQSSITTVVQSHNWGVSYAPAPSDIIWENLSVCGSRWWLRCVLLNILLFLLLFFLTTPAIIVNTMDKFNVTRPVESLRSPVITQFFPTLLLWAFSVLLPFIVYYSAFFESHWTRSGENQVTMHKCFLLLVFMVIILPSLGLSSLDLFFTWLFDVNFLNEKDVKFQCVFLPDNGAFFVNYVITSSLIGTSMELLRIPALTVYTLRLCFAKSQAERIHVKRSQAYEFQFGLEYAWTMCIFAVSMAYSITCPIITPFGLLYLILKHMVDRYNIYYAYVPTKLNQRIHRAAISQVIVAPILCMIWLLFFSVLRLGSVHPITLFTFVSLLSSIAFCLFRLCLRKQPDKSSSYQMSDQPAEGTFTDADRTTVTSTAASGLFVASVLLEPELALTPMPSPAHHSYGAMARSQSSSHGPLEEVVGEEGHAQTHETELQDPPDPYCSSPLMDSPVSYQ; the protein is encoded by the exons ATGGCACATTCAGAGCTGTTTGTGACAAGAGCGCCCCCTGTGGAGGGGGGAGCTGTGGAGCTGGATGTTCTGAGTTTCCTGGACTTTGGAGATGAAAACAGCACCGCTGAGAGATGCTACCGCTCCCACTCCCGCAGCAGTGTCCTCCAGGGTCTGCCGTTTGGAGGGGTGCCCACGGTCCTCGCCATCAATGTGGTGCTCTGGATG TTCCTTCTGCTCATCTTCTCCTGTCTGAGGAAGGCTGCCTGGGACTACGGCCGCCTGGCTCTGCTGATGGAGAATGACAG TCTCACATCCCTGTTTTATGGAGAAACGAGTGAGAAAGAGAAGTCTCCATCAGAGTCCAGCCCCTCCGACTCTGAGACCAAGGACATG gGCTTCTGTTCATGGCTCTCATCACTTTACCATATGAA GGATGAAGAGATCCGTAGCAAATGCGGCATCGACGCTGTCACATACCTGTCCTTCCAGCGTCACGTCATCCTGCTCATGATGGCGGTTTGCCTGCTGTCTTTGGCCGTGATCCTACCTGTAAACTTTTCTGGGAACCTGTTAG GAGACAGTCCTGAAAATTTTGGAAGAACAACACTGGCTAATGTTAGTGCAAA GGACAGCCTTCTGTGGCTCCACAGCATCTTTGCTCTGGTCTACTTCATCATCACAGCGCTGTGCATGGCTCACCATTCCATACGACTGGAATACAAAGAGGATGAGAGG GTAGCCAggacactgatgatcacctccaTTCCAAGAGAAATCTCTGATGCAGGACTCATCACCAAACATTTCCA CGAGGCCTACCCCAGCTCTACCGTCACTGATATCCGTTTCTGTTTTGACGTCCACAAACTGATGAGACTGGATTTAGAAAG GCGTAAGGCAATGAAAGGACGGTTGTATTTTGCCACAAAGGCCCAAAAGGAGGGGAAGATTATGATCAAGACCCATCCGTGTGCTCAGATATTCTGCTGCGACATCTGTGGCTTTGAAAag GTAGATGCAGAACAATACTACAGTGAGTTGGAAGAGAAGCGGACAGACGAGTTCAATGCGGAGAAGAACCGCGTCTCCATGAAGAGGCTGGGTATTGCCTTTGTGACTTTCCGTGATGAAAGGATGACTGCTGT CATTGTGAAGGACTACAGCCGTGTGCACTGCCGCCGCAAACCCCAGCAGTCTAGCATCACCACTGTGGTGCAGTCACACAACTGGGGTGTCAGCTATGCACCGGCCCCAAGTGACATCATCTG GGAAAACCTGTCAGTGTGTGGATCTCGCTGGTGGCTCCGCTGCGTTCTCCTcaacatcctcctcttcctgctgctcttcttcctcaccactCCTGCCATCATTGTCAACACAATGGACAAGTTCAACGTCACGCGGCCCGTGGAGAGTCTGCGG AGCCCAGTCATTACCCAGTTTTTCCCAACCCTCCTGTTGTGGGCGTTTTCTGTGCTCCTGCCCTTCATCGTGTACTACTCAGCCTTCTTTGAGTCCCACTGGACCAG GTCTGGTGAGAATCAGGTGACGATGCACAAGTGTTTTCTGCTCCTGGTGTTCATGGTCATCATCTTGCCCTCACTCGGTCTCTCCAG TCTCGATCTGTTCTTCACGTGGCTCTTTGATGTGAACTTCCTGAATGAGAAAGATGTGAAGTTCCA GTGCGTGTTTCTACCTGACAACGGCGCATTCTTTGTAAACTACGTGATCACATCCAGTCTGATCGGCACATCTATGGAGCTGCTGCGCATCCCAGCGCTAACGGTTTACACTCTGCGCCTCTGCTTTGCTAAATCCCAGGCTGAGCGCATTCATGTCAAACGG AGTCAAGCCTATGAGTTCCAGTTTGGCCTGGAGTACGCCTGGACCATGTGTATCTTTGCTGTCAGTATGGCCTACAGCATCACATGTCCCATCATAACACCGTTTG GTCTCCTCTATCTGATCCTTAAGCACATGGTTGACAGGTATAATATCTACTATGCATACGTTCCCACCAAACTCAACCAGCGCATCCACAGGGCGGCCATCAGCCAGGTCATCGTTGCTCCCATCCTCTGCATGATCTGGCTGCTCTTCTTCTCTGTGCTCAGATTAG GTTCAGTGCATCCCATCACCCTCTTCACCTTCGTGTCCCTGCTCTCTTCTATTGCCTTTTGTCTCTTCCGTCTGTGCCTTAGGAAACAACCAGACAAGTCGAGCAGTTACCAG ATGTCTGATCAGCCAGCAGAGGGGACGTTCACTGATGCAGACAGGACGACAGTAACATCTACTGCTGCCTCCGGT TTGTTTGTGGCCTCCGTGTTGCTGGAACCAGAGCTGGCTTTGACTCCCATGCCCTCCCCAGCCCACCACAGCTACGGTGCCATGGCCAGATCCCAGAGCTCAAGCCACGGCCCACTAGAGGAAGTGGTGGGCGAGGAAGGCCATGCCCAGACTCATGAGACTGAGCTCCAAGACCCCCCGGACCCGTACTGCTCCAGTCCACTCATGGACAGCCCTGTGAGCTACCAGTAA